A window of the Eulemur rufifrons isolate Redbay chromosome 6, OSU_ERuf_1, whole genome shotgun sequence genome harbors these coding sequences:
- the DDX6 gene encoding probable ATP-dependent RNA helicase DDX6 isoform X6 has translation MGIFEMGWEKPSPIQEESIPIALSGRDILARAKNGTGKSGAYLIPLLERLDLKKDNIQAMVIVPTRELALQVSQICIQVSKHMGGAKVMATTGGTNLRDDIMRLDDTVHVVIATPGRILDLIKKGVAKVDHVQMIVLDEADKLLSQDFVQIMEDIILTLPKNRQILLYSATFPLSVQKFMNSHLQKPYEINLMEELTLKGVTQYYAYVTERQKVHCLNTLFSRLQINQSIIFCNSSQRVELLAKKISQLGYSCFYIHAKMRQEHRNRVFHDFRNGLCRNLVCTDLFTRGIDIQAVNVVINFDFPKLAETYLHRIGRSGRFGHLGLAINLITYDDRFNLKSIEEQLGTEIKPIPSNIDKSLYVAEYHSEPVEDEKP, from the exons GAGGAAAGCATTCCCATTGCTTTATCTGGTAGGGATATCTTAGCTAGAGCAAAAAATGGAACAGGCAAGAGCGGTGCCTACCTCATTCCCTTACTTGAACGGCTAGACCTGAAGAAGGACAATATACAAG CAATGGTGATTGTTCCCACTAGAGAACTTGCTCTACAGGTCAGTCAAATTTGCATCCAGGTCAGCAAACACATGGGAGGGGCCAAAGTGATGGCAACCACAGGAGGAACCAATTTACGAGATGACATAATGAGGCTTGATGACACAG TTCACGTGGTGATCGCTACCCCTGGGAGAATCCTGGATCTTATTAAGAAAGGAGTAGCAAAAGTTGATCATGTCCAGATGATAGTACTGGATGAG GCAGATAAGTTGCTATCACAGGATTTTGTGCAGATAATGGAGGATATTATTCTCACGCTACCTAAAAACAGGCAGATTTTACTATATTCTGCTACTTTCCCTCTTAGTGTACAGAAGTTCATG aATTCCCATTTGCAGAAACCCTATGAGATTAACCTGATGGAGGAACTAACTCTGAAGGGAGTAACCCAGTACTACGCATATGTAACTGAGCGCCAAAAAGTACACTGCCTCAACACGCTTTTCTCCAGG CTTCAGATAAACCAGTCAATCATTTTCTGTAACTCCTCTCAGCGAGTTGAATTGCTAGCCAAGAAGATCTCTCAACTGGGTTATTCTTGCTTCTATATTCATGCTAAAATGAGGCAG GAACATCGAAATCGTGTATTTCATGATTTCCGAAATGGCTTATGCCGCAATCTTGTTTGCACTg atctgttTACCCGAGGTATTGATATTCAAGCTGTGAATGTGGTAATAAACTTTGACTTCCCAAAGCTGGCAGAGACCTATCTCCATCGTATTGGAAGATCAG gTCGCTTTGGTCATCTTGGCTTAGCCATCAACTTGATCACATACGATGATCGCTTCAACCTGAAAAGTATTGAGGAGCAGCTGGGAACAGAAATTAAACCTATCCCAAGCAACATTGACAAGAGCCTATATGTGGCAGAATACCACAGCGAGCCTGTAGAAGATGAGAAACCTTAA